One region of Verrucomicrobiia bacterium genomic DNA includes:
- the rsmH gene encoding 16S rRNA (cytosine(1402)-N(4))-methyltransferase RsmH, producing MTCFSHQPVLLHEVIEALRPRPGGCFFDGCCGGGGHSEALLEAVGPEGFLYACDQDGDAVAAATERLARYAGCFELRRLNFSEADQWVPAAGCDGALLDLGVSSHQLDTAERGFSFQSDGPLDMRMDRRARRTAADLVNERPPSELAQIFWEYGDERDSRRIARAIGMERSRYRIERTCQLAALVARVSSTPGRRVHPATRVFQALRIAVNDELGSLRRGLGAAMQLLKPGGRLAVISFHSLEDRVVKDFMRAACRDYDLPPGGEEDLPHLRTPRPPLADLVTRKPVRPSATELESNPRSRSAQLRVMEKR from the coding sequence GTGACCTGCTTCTCCCACCAACCCGTCCTGCTGCACGAGGTGATCGAGGCCCTTCGGCCCCGGCCTGGTGGCTGCTTTTTTGACGGCTGTTGCGGAGGCGGCGGGCACAGCGAGGCGCTGCTCGAGGCTGTCGGGCCGGAGGGATTCCTCTACGCCTGCGATCAGGATGGCGATGCGGTGGCGGCGGCAACCGAGCGATTGGCGCGATATGCCGGATGTTTCGAGCTGAGGCGCCTCAATTTTTCCGAGGCCGACCAGTGGGTGCCGGCAGCGGGCTGCGACGGCGCCCTGCTGGACCTCGGGGTGAGTTCGCACCAACTCGACACGGCGGAGCGCGGATTCAGTTTCCAGTCCGACGGGCCCCTGGACATGCGGATGGACCGGAGAGCGAGGCGGACGGCGGCAGACCTGGTCAATGAGCGTCCCCCCTCCGAGCTGGCCCAGATCTTCTGGGAATACGGCGATGAACGGGATTCCCGCCGCATTGCCCGTGCCATCGGGATGGAGCGGTCGCGCTATCGGATTGAGCGCACGTGTCAGCTCGCCGCGCTGGTCGCCCGGGTGTCCTCGACCCCCGGGCGGCGGGTGCATCCGGCCACGCGCGTCTTTCAGGCGTTGCGCATCGCGGTGAACGACGAACTGGGCTCGCTGCGGCGCGGACTGGGCGCCGCCATGCAGTTGCTCAAGCCCGGTGGCCGCCTGGCGGTGATCTCATTTCATTCGCTCGAGGACCGCGTGGTGAAGGACTTCATGCGGGCCGCCTGTCGGGATTACGACCTTCCTCCTGGGGGTGAGGAGGACCTGCCCCACCTGCGAACCCCGCGTCCGCCGCTGGCGGACCTCGTGACCCGGAAACCGGTCCGCCCCTCGGCCACCGAACTGGAGTCCAATCCGAGGTCCCGGAGCGCCCAATTGCGGGTGATGGAGAAGCGCTGA